A part of Limihaloglobus sulfuriphilus genomic DNA contains:
- a CDS encoding phosphoribosylaminoimidazolesuccinocarboxamide synthase produces the protein MARAVLETNIPGTNPIRGKVRDIYDLGDNLIIVATDRISAFDVIMKSGIPYKGAVLAQISKFWFEFFADEIENHFITDDISQYPAPFCDHGDQLEGRSMMVKKARVMPVECIIRGYITGSGWKSYQKDGEICGRKLPAGLQQCEKLPRPLFTPTTKAEIGEHDMDITIDKTVELIGEEAAEYIERKSLNIFEKAGEFALEKGIILADTKFEWGLYDGQIILVDEVLTPDSSRFWPADKYEVGRDQESFDKQFVRNYLESINFDKSGAGIELPEDVISKTSDKYIECYDRLTGLKFPK, from the coding sequence ATGGCAAGAGCAGTTCTTGAAACCAATATACCAGGCACAAACCCAATTAGAGGTAAAGTAAGGGATATATACGACTTAGGAGACAATCTGATAATTGTCGCTACGGACAGAATAAGTGCGTTTGACGTAATAATGAAAAGCGGCATACCATATAAAGGCGCAGTTCTGGCGCAGATATCCAAATTCTGGTTTGAGTTTTTCGCCGACGAGATTGAAAATCATTTCATAACAGACGATATCAGCCAGTACCCGGCGCCGTTCTGCGACCACGGCGATCAGCTCGAGGGCCGCTCCATGATGGTCAAAAAGGCGCGTGTAATGCCGGTTGAGTGCATCATCCGCGGTTACATAACCGGTTCAGGCTGGAAGAGTTATCAAAAGGATGGCGAGATCTGCGGACGTAAATTGCCCGCCGGCCTGCAACAGTGTGAAAAACTGCCGCGGCCGCTGTTTACTCCCACGACCAAGGCCGAGATCGGTGAGCATGACATGGATATCACCATCGATAAAACGGTTGAGCTTATCGGCGAGGAAGCCGCGGAGTATATTGAGCGCAAGAGCCTGAATATCTTCGAAAAAGCCGGTGAGTTTGCCCTCGAAAAGGGAATAATCCTTGCCGACACTAAATTTGAATGGGGTCTATACGACGGTCAGATAATCCTCGTTGATGAGGTTCTCACGCCTGATTCATCCCGTTTCTGGCCGGCAGATAAATACGAAGTCGGCCGCGACCAGGAGAGCTTCGACAAGCAGTTTGTGCGTAACTACCTGGAAAGCATAAACTTCGACAAATCCGGTGCAGGCATTGAACTGCCCGAAGATGTCATTTCTAAGACAAGCGATAAATACATAGAGTGTTATGACCGCCTGACAGGCTTGAAATTCCCAAAGTAG